The genomic window CAGCGGTTTCCCACTGCGCGAATCGTGGTGATCGAAAAGGAGAACCGCTGGGCCGCGCATCAAACGGGGCACAACAGCGGTGTGATTCACTCGGGTGTGTATTATCGCCCCGGCAGCTTCAAAGCCAGGTTCTGTCGCGAGGGCAACCGCTCGATGGTGGAGTTCTGCAGGGCGAATGACATCCCTCATGAGATCTGTGGGAAAGTCATTGTCGCTACCGAGCCAGCTGAGCTGGCGCTGCTCGAAACGCTTTACCAGCGTGGAGTCGAGAACGGAGTTGAAGTGCACCGCATGGGCCCCGACGAAGTCGCGAAGGTCGAGCCTCATGTGCGCTGCCTGAAGGGAATTCGGGTTCCGTCCACGGGCATTGTGGACTTCGCCGCAGTCGCTCGCGCATACGCCCGTATCGTCGAAGAGAATGGCGGCGAGCTCCGCCTGAGCAGCGAGGTCGTTTCACTGCGAGCCGACTCACGCAGTCATCAAATCGAAACGACAGCCGGAACGTTCGAAGCCCGCTTCCTCATCAACTGCACCGGTCTCCACAGCGACCGCATTGCGCGAATGGCTGGTGTAGATCCCGGCGCGCGCATTGTCCCGTTCCGCGGAGAGTATTACGAGCTGCGGCCCGAGCGCCGTCACCTCGTGCGAACGCTGATTTACCCCGTGCCCAATCCCGATTTCCCTTTCCTCGGCGTGCATTTCACGAAGATGATCGACGGCAGCGTGCACGCGGGGCCGAACGCCGTACCCGGCTTGATGCGTGAAGGGTATCTGAAAAGCGACTTCAGCTTTCGCGATTCGCTCGAGACCCTCAGGTATCCCGGATTCTGGCGTCTCGCCCGCCGCCATCATGCGGAGGGCCGCCGTGAAATTATCAGGTCGTTCAGCAAGGCCGCATTTGTCCGCAGCCTTCAGCGCCTCATCCCTGAAATCACCGCAGATGACGTCGTCCCCACGCATGCGGGGGTACGTGCCCAGGCGTTACTCCCTGACGGAAAACTGGTCGACGATTTTCTCCTGGTGCCTGGCGTCCGATCCATGCATGTGTGTAACGCGCCATCGCCGGCCGCGACCGCGTCGATTGAAATCGGCATCGCGGTTGCAGATTCGCTGCCCGATCAGCCGAATCTGCGAAAAGTCACGGGAAGGATGACGTTGTAAAAACCGCGAACGAGTGGCTGTGTTCGTGTTCAACCTCTTACTGCATCAAGGGTCGGCACAAATAAGGGTCGCTGTCTGCGTCTTGTCGCTTGCTCGAATGCAAATGCAATTCTGATGAGTGTTGGCTCGCTGTATGCGCGCCCCATGAACGAAATGCCGACCGGTAGCCCGTGTGCAAACCCCGCCGGAACGGTGATGTTGGGATACCCGGCAACAGCGGCTGGAGTGGAGCTCGAGCCGAGGTAGTGATCACCGTTGATAAGGTCGGTGGTCCACGCGGGAGAGTTTGTGGGGGCCACGATCGCATCGAGCCGGTGACGCTTCATTATAGCATCCAGACCATCGGCGCGAGACATCCGCCGGTTGCGTGCCAGCGCATCCCGGTATTTGCGTGTGCTGAGCGGGCCCTTCTCCTGCGCCATCAGCATGATTTCCTGCCCGAACCACGGCATTTCGCGCGCGCGGTCGCGCTCGTTGAAGACAATGATGTCGGCAAGTGTTCGAACACGTGCGGTCGGACCAAGTGAAGCCAGATACGCATTCAGATCAGCCTTGAATTCGTAGAGCAGCACTTCGAATTCGGTGTCGTCATACTTGCCAGCGTTCGGGATGTCAGCCGGATCGACGATCACCGCACCACGCCGCTTCATCTCTTCGATGGCCCCGTTCACGATGCGGTCGGCGGCGTCGCTGTAGCCAAAGAATTTCGCGCGTGCGACACCGATCCTTGCGCCGCGCAATCCATTGGGGTCGAGAGAGCGGGTATAGTCGATCCGCACATTTCCGCGATTTTCGAGCATGGCTGCATCGCGGCTGTCTTGCCCCGCGAGGGCAGTCAGCAGGATTGCCGCATCGGTGACAGTGCGCGCCATCGGGCCCGCTGTATCCTGACTGTGCGCGATGGGGATAATCCCGGAGCGGCTTACTAACCCGAGGGTCGGTTTGATTCCGACGATCCCGTTTGCCGAAGCGGGGCAGACGATTGATCCATCGGTCTCGGTGCCCACGGCGACAGCGCAGAAGTTGGCCGAGACGGCGCCGCCAGAGCCAGAGCTCGATCCGCACGGATTGCGGTCGAGCGCGTAAGGATTCTTCGCCTGGCCACCCCGTGCGCTCCATCCACTCGATGAATGTGTAGAGCGGAAATTCGCCCATTCACTGAGATTCGCCTTGCCGAGGAGAATGGCGCCCGCGTCTCGCAGCCGTCGCGCAATAAATGCGTCGCGTAAAGGAATCGAACCTTCGAGCGCATAGGATCCGGCGGTGGTGGTCATCCGGTCCTTTGTGTCGATGTTGTCCTTGAGCAGGATTGGAATGCCGTGCAGCGGTCCACGGACACGGCCCTGCCGGCGTTCGTTGTCGAGCGCTACTGCAATCGCGACGGCGTCGGGGTTCGATTCAATGACGTAGCGGAGCGCCGGGCCTCGGCGGTCGAGCTCGTCGATCCGCGCCAGGTACAGCTCCGTGATCGAGCGCGCGGAGCGCTTGCCGGTCGTCATGTCCCGCTGCAGGCCGGCAATAGTCATTTCGTCGAGGTCGAACGCGAGGGTGTTTCGATTCTCATCGACTTCCGGCGGAGACTCGTCCGCACGCGCGAAGGGCGCGCCGCCGAAAGCGAGCGCGCCGGTGATTGCCGTGGAACGAAGAAAGTCGCGCCGCCGCATCACGCGACCGTCAGCCGATGTGGCAGCTCGACATTCCGCGTTTCTCGAGGTACTGCTGGTGGTAGTCCTCGGCTTCGTAGTACTCCGTCGCCGCCGTGATTTCAGTAACGATCGGCTTCCCCAGGCGGCCGCTGCGGTCGCGTTCATCTTTCGACGAAATTGCTGTGGCCTTCTGCTCGTCATCGTGATAGAAAATCGCCGAGCGGTATTGGGTGCCGATGTCGGGCCCCTGCCGGTTCATCGTGGTGGGGTTGTGGTTATCCCAGAACACGGTGAGAAGGTCGTCGTACGTAATGCTCTCCGAGTCGTAGGTCACCTGCACCACCTCGGCGTGGCCAGTCCGGCCGGAACATACATCCCGGTAGGTGGGGTTCGTCATCGTGCCACCGAGGTAGCCAACCGACGTCGAAAGAACCCCTGGAAGCTGCCTGAATGCCGCTTCCACACCCCAGAAACAACCTGCACCAAATGTCGCCTTGCTTTCCATACCTGAATTACCTCTGAAGTTCGCTGTTGCCAGCCGTGTCGCTGTGAGAATCACCGTTCATGTATTGCGCCAGAAGGTGGTGAAAATGGTGAGTGCCGACCTCCCGGCGCGCGGAAAAGCGCCCACGGTCGTAGAGCCGGGAGCTGACTCCGCGCTGCACTGATTCGACCACCTCTTCGTCTTCCATTTCGACAACGTGGAGATCTGCGCCGACTCCCTGCTCCCGGAGCGACTCGTTCCACACATATGATACAAATGAAACGCGGGTTCGTGCCGTGCCGAGTGGGGAAATCACGTTGAGGGAAAGCCCCCACGGATAGAAATTGAGCATGAGGTTCGGGAACAGCCAGAAATAGAACGCGGCAACTCGCTGCCCGTGGTCGGGATGGTCAGCCGGAAGATCGAACACCGGCTCGCCCGGTTTAGCCAACCCCATCTGAAGCGAGCCGTGCGGAAAGGTCTCAGTGTAATAGGCATTGTAATCGAGCTGCGCTGACAGGCTCTGGTGCACGTACGGAATGTGGAACTCTTCCAGGTAGTTGTCGCAGTAGAGCGCCCAGTTGGCGTTGATCAGATAGTCATGCGACGATGCCGCGTCTCGCCGGAACTGTTCGAGCGGCATCCAGCCTGCGCGTGCATTCACAGGAGCCATCCAGTCATTGAAGCTCACGGCGGGCGACAGCGCTGTAAAAAGCATGGGACCCCATCTATTTAGCGGCAGCTCGGGAAGGTTGTCGGAAACCGTGGGGAAATTTGCCGTCTGGTCGAACTCCGGCATCGATACAAACGACCCGTCGAGAGCGAACCGCCGGCCATGGTATCTGCAGCGGAATCCTTTCAGATGTCCCTCGCCCTCGACGACGAGGGCGCCGCGGTGCGTACACACGTTCGAAAGGCATCTGAGCTTCGCGTTCTCGTCAGACGCGAGCACCAGCGGCTCGTCGAGACAGCCGTCGAGAAGCGTGAATGGCAGCACATGACCGGGTGCCTTTACCCGCGCCGAATCGCCAGCAAACTGCCAACTCCGGGCGAATACTCGCTCCTTCTGCACCGCGTAGAACGCGGGGTCCGAGTACACCGCCGCCGGGAGTGTGGACGACGCACGGATATCGCGGTCTATTTCTATACGCCGAACTGACGGCGCGCCACATTCCTGGCAGGTGCCGGGCGTCTGAACTGTCATCGCTTGCAATTCCGAAGAGTGCCTTGATGAGATTACCCTTCCGGGGCGAAACTTCCACCCCCCGGCGACGTAAGATCAACCATACGGAGGCTCACAATGATATTCAGCTTGATTGCATTCGTCATCGCCACCATCTCGGCGATCGCAGGTTTCAGCTTCGCCAAGCGGTTTGTTCGCGACAGACTGCGGTATGTCGACGGCGCGCATAAGCCAGTTGCGCCGATTATCGCCGGCATCGGTGCTTACCTGCTGGCGATGGTCGTTACGGGGCTGTTGCCGATCGTCGGACTGGGTACTGCGATTGCTTTCGCCATCAGTGTCGCCGCGGGCGTTGCGGCGGGGTCGCGAGAGGTGAAATCCGGGGTTTATCCGTCGATTACGTCGGGCGGGTGATCGCTTTTGGCTGAGGGAATCCGCCTGGATTGGTGATTCCCTCAGCCAAGTGATTCCCCGGACGGAGGATTCCGTCAGCTCAGTGATTCATTAAGGTGAGTGATTGTCTCGCCGAGGTGATTTCCTCGGCTGAGTGATTCTTTCGCTACTGATTTTTCAGCTGAGTGATTTCCTCGGCTCGATCTTCGGCTGGTGGGTGTCCCGCTTCGATGACGCCCCGGACAGAAGCCTGTCCGGGGCAGGTGACAACGAGCCCGCCGCCGCTGCCGCCCTTATGCATTCAAGTCACGTGATGCCAATGACTTGTGAGCACGAGGTTACCCTCTCCGCGCCCCGGCCTTCCTTGTGCCTTGATAGGCCCCGTCAACTCAGTGACCCGGAGGGTCTCCTTATGATCAGAAAATTTGTCGGTATTGTCTCTATTGTCAGTGCCATGATGCTCACCGCAAACTCAGCGGATGCGCAGCGGTTCGGCACTCCCGCAATGTCGATTTCTCCATACGCAGGATACATGCGATTCGACGGGGTGGCGGATGGGCCGCTCAATTCCAACCTGACGACGGCCAGCGCGCCGATCTACGGAGCGCAGATCAATTTCCCCCTCGGCAGGACGATATCGATCCTGGGCAATGTCGCGTACTCCGAACCCGATCTGCGCGCGGGAATTCCCGTGCTCGGCAATGTATCCGTTGGAAAGAGCAACGTTCTGCTCTACGACGCGGGATTGCAGTTCAGTGCGCCCGCAGGCTTCGCAGAGCGCTCCATCATTCCTTTTCTGCAGCTTGGAGCAGGAGCGATGAAGTATGACATCGATGTTGCCGGTTTCAGCCGGAGCGCCACCAATCTCGCCTTCAACGCGGGCATCGGCGTCGATGTGCCGCTCGGCCGGAATATCGGACTGCGCCTCGCGGCGAAAGACTACATCGGAAAGTTTGATTTTGCTGAGGCAACGACGATCGACTACGATCCGAAGACCTCGCACAACGTTGCGCTCAGCGCTGGGTTGAAGCTCGGGTTTTAAGAGCTTCGCAGGATAGCCTGGAGTTGCAGCTCAGCCTTCCAGTGTTTTTCAAGTTCGCCTGCCCGCGGGTTGTGGGGCAGGCGAATTTTGCTTTAGTGAACTGACGAGCTCTCCTCCCACATTATCTCGACCGGACCGGAACGCACGTTCCATTGCCGGGGGCGTCCCGCGCACCGAAGCTGCCGGTGTGCAAACGGCTCGGTGACGGTGGTGCCAGCGTAAGAATGAAAAGGTTCGAGTACTCGTTGTCGCAGAGGTCGCCCACATCGGTTCCGCCAAGCGCCGCAATGATGGGACCAACTGTGTTGCTGTGGCCGACGACGAGAATTCGCGAGCCCGGGTGACGCTTTACCGCGACCGCCACGCTCTCCGCGTGAGCCTGAACAGATGAACCCACCGACACGGTAATGGGTGTAATGCGGCGCAACCCGGCAATCGGCCCCCCGGTGAGACGCGTGCGTCGGAGTTGAGTTGTGATGACGACGTCGATGTCCGCTTCCCGAAGCTGGGCAGCAAGCGAATCAGCCCGCGCGTAACCCGCGGTGCTCAGATCGACATCGCTGTTGGCTTCCTTCACCGCAGCCTTCTCCGCGTGCCGGACAAGATAGACAGTCGTTTCCGTGCGGCTGTCTGGAAGAGTTCCTGGCGGAGTAGCGGGCGCACAACCTGCAACGAGCGCCAGCGCGAGGGAGATGATGGACAGGCGCGTTGCACGGAAGGATCTGGAGATTATCATTAGCCTTCCTGAATACCTTCATGAGCATGGGTACGCAAGCGTCTCAGGTGCCGGTCCCTTGCAGTATCTGCCTTTTCGAGGCTTACGATGAAACACGCGCAATCTGGTTCAAATAAAGTCCTCGCTTCGCTGGCCCTGTGCGCGCTGCTTGGGATTGTAGCGTGCGACGGCGGCCGTGCATCGAAAACGTCCGACGACATTGCCGCAGACTCGGCACTCGCGGCCGATCTGGCACTCGCCAACCGGGATACACTTCTCGTGGATTCCATCGGTGCCTATCGGCCAGCGGGTGAAGGGGACCAATCCCCTACCGATGACACTGCACTGGTCGACGCCGATCTGGCAGAGCCCACCCGTCGCCCGACGGCTTCGCGACCAGCGCTCTCGCTGCCTCCCCCCGCCGCGCGCACGCCGGCGACGAGCCCGCGTACCACCGACAGGGTTGCGGTTGAAGCTCCCGAGCGCCCTCCCGTCCCGAATAATCCCCGTCCCGCACCCGCCGCTCCCGAGTCTGAGCGGCCTGAAACGGCTGACGCGCCTGAGGCGCCAGCCGTTCGGAGAAGCGGGACCGCTGCGTGTAATTCGCCGTCGCTTGCCGATCAACAGACCTGTGTCCGTGCGAGCCTTGCGTCTACCGACATGCGCCTGAACCGCATCTATCGCGCACTGATTACCGAGATGCGCCGGCGGGAGGGTGTCGGCAATGGAGACAAGGATCCGCCTTCGGTTCAGCGGTTACGCGTTGGGCAACGTTCCTGGCTGGTTTATCGCGACACCGAGTGTCGCCGGCGAGGCCGTGGCCGCGAGGGCCGGCTCTGGGCTCCGCCGCGTGTACGGTGCCTCGGGGAATTCTCGAGGCGGCGCTCCACCGAGCTGGCCGACCAGTTCAGCCGGCTAACGGACAGCTGATAGCTGATTCAGCACATAGCCCGCGGGCACTGGAGGGCGTCGTCGGCGCATCCAACCCGCTCAGCTTGTTATTCGCTAAATCCACCGCCGAACACGGGCCTTATATTCCATATACGCGGCTCCGAATTTCCCCTCGAGATAGCTCTCCTCGCGCTCGATGACGCCCCTCTGGAGCACCAGGATTGCAAGTGGCAGCAGGAAAAACGGCCAGAATGTGTTCGCGACCAGTGATGCGCCTGCGTAGATAAGAACGAATCCGACATACAACGGGTTTCGTGTGAACATGAAGGGTCCGCTGCTGACAATCGCGGTCGTCGGACTGTAGGGAACAACCGCCGTACGGGCGCGGCGGAACTCGACGACTCCCCAGGCAATGAGAATCAGGCCCGCGACGGCAAGCGTGATTCCTGCCCACAGGCCGGTGGCTCCGGAGAAGATCGGAAGGGGCCGCATCCAGTTCGCGGCCAACCCGGCGATGAGTGGAATTGCGACGATCAGCGGCGGAGGTGCAACGACCCCCGCGTTGTCACGAACCTTCCCGGACACTGGATTACTCATATCAGCAGCGGCGCTGCCGAAACCGGGAACTCCCGATCGCAGCGCGAACCTCTTCAGGTGAACTTTGCTTAAAAGGTTTGAACACCGCGAGATAGCCAACCGCCAGCGTGTGGAAAGCCGTCTGATCGTAACCGGCAGCGGCCATTTCGCACTTGAGCTGAGCCGGTGGAGTACCGTGCGACGAAGTCGGACGATCGACATCGACGATTCCGACGCTCGCACCGGGCTTCAATGAGGGATGGAGATTGTACAACAGTGCGTATGGCTGGTCGATCTCATGGTACATATGCACAAACAAGGCGCGATCCACCGATGCCGGCGGCAGCCGCGGATTGTCGGACGAGCCCAGTATGACTCGCACGTTCGCGAGTTTCTCTTTCTCGATCCGCTTTGTGAGATCTCTCACATAATTGGGCATGATGTCTTCCGCAAACACTCGCCCGGCAGTGCCGACGCGAGGCGAGAGCCGCACGGTGTAGTAGCCACTACCCGCGCCGATGTCTGCGATGCCCATACCGGTGCTGATTCCAAGCAGAGCCATCACAGTATCTGCTTCTCCGACGCGATCGCGCGCGTCTTCGTTGTCCCATGTCGCTGACACGATGGAGGCGACGGGACGATCCGGTTTCGGGAATGCAGCCGCGGGGAGGGACGGCGCCGCCGCCGCAGGAATCGGAGTAGCACCCGCGGCGCCGTTCTCGACCGTCGGTGCAGGTTCGCGCCGACAGCCAGCGGAGCCTGTCCAGAGCGTGAGCACCGCGACCACAACGAGTTTGCACATTGTTGGAATCATATCAGCCATGTCATCCGCAATCTGCTGACCACCTGCAAAAACGGGTCGTCGTCATTTACGTGCCGCACGCATCTGGAGTCGCTGTGTCAACGCTCGCTGAAAATCAGCGCGTATACAAGGAGGTTGATCAGCAGTACCAGTGCGCCGAGCACGATGTGATTTCGCCGGCTGTGGGCGGGGTCGAAGCGGGAGCGAAGGATGTGGTGTTGCAAAAATCCCTCGTCGTATGGTACCCGGCCGCCGCGAAGCCACGATTGTTTTTCCCATGGTGTGAGCGGGCAGCCCAGGTTGAACGTCATGGTTGCGAACGCCCACGCCACTGCCGCCAGGTGAATCCACATCAACGCCGGTGATATCAGGACCAGCAGGCTGCCGGCAATCACGAAGAGCACATAGGCGATATGAATTCCAGCAATTCCTCGAGCGAGAATCCGCCAGCTCACCGCACCGTCCGGCACAGGCTCTGTCAGCGGACGCCGGTCGTCACGAGGCACTGAAATCATTTTGAGGTGGTCGCGTCAAAGTGAGGATTCTCGATTATACCGAGCCGGTTGCCGAACGGATCCATTACGGTTGCCACGCGTATCCCGCCCCCCACGTCGCTCACTGGATTTGACATCGTTGCGCCCGAGCTCAGCAGGCGTTCGAGAGCTTCGTCGGCATTGTTCACTGCCCAGTAGGCCGTAGCCCCTCCCGCACCGCCCGTACCCGCGTTGGGATCGAGCCCCAACTCGAAGCCGCCGACGTTGAATCCAACGTAGTACGGCTCATCGAAATAGGGCTGGATGCCGAGGGCGTCCTGGTACCATTGTTTCGCCCGGGTGATGTCGGGGGCGGCGTAGATGACGGTGCGCAGGCCGATAAAAAAAGGGGATTGATTCGCCATGAATTCAGAGTCCTCGAAAAGTGATTATGATGGGGATGCATCGCGGTATCCATCGTCCGGTCAACCAGTGCAGGAGTCGCTTGTGACGCTGATTTTTCTCGCAATCGGATTTTTCGCCGGCATTCTCTCTGGAGTTTTCGGCGTTGGCGGCGGAGTCGTTATAGTCCCTGCTCTGATTTTGATTGCCGGCATGGCCCCAATCGCCGCAACGGGGACCTCGCTCGCCGCATTGCTGCTGCCAGTAGGTATTCTCGGCGTGTGGGAATATTACAGGAAAGGAAATCTCGACATCAGCGCAGCGCTATGGATCGCCCTTGGCCTGGTGGTTGGTGTCTGGATTGGTGCCCGGCTGGCTCATGAGCTTTCTCCGGTGCAGCTCAAACGCGCGTTCTCGCTCTTTCTGGTGCTCGTGGCCGCGCGGATATGGTGGACATGATGGAGGGAGGGCCAGCTTGTCGGCATTGCTTGATGAATGATAACGTTATATGATGACATTATGCGAACGATCATCGAGATTCCAGAACATATTCTTAGCCGCCTGGACGAAGAAGCTGAGCGGCATGCGATATCACGTGCCGAAGCGGTGCGCTGGGCGCTGACAGAGTACCTCGCTCGACGCACGACACCGCGCACTGACGCTGCGTTTGGCGTCTGGAAATCGAAGCCTGTCGATCCGTTGGCGCATGAGGACTCCATTCGCAACGAGTGGCGCGGGTGAGAGCGGTCTTCGACACGAACATTCTCATCGACTACTTGAACGGCTCGAAGAAAGCGAAGACAGAAATTGGTTCGATCGACGAGCCCTTTATCAGCCTTGTGACGTGGATGGAAGTTCTCGTCGGGGTCGCTGACGCGGACGAGGAATCGAGCATCAGGGAGTTCCTTCGGCGATTCTCGGTTTATCCCGTGGACGAAGGTGTTGCTGAACGGGCAGTTGCAATCCGGCGCGAGAACAATCTCAGACTTCCCGACGCAATTATCTGGGCCACGGCGTACCGGCTGGGAACGATCCTTGTGACCCGCAACACTCGTGATTTTCCGCCGCGGCACCCCTCAATAAGAATTCCCTACAGGATGTGACTGTTTCGGCGGGAGAGATCACGCCGATGCGTTTGTGCGGATCAGATTCCGAACTGCCTGAAATGGTGATCGATGTGGCGGGTAGCCAGGCACCTTCCATGCGTTCGATGACAGCGCGCCAAACGCCGGATGGTGGCCAGTTACCACCGGTGTTACGCCGGCCGAATTATTCACTTCACACACATCTCTTGTCTTCGGGGTTTGTTCGGGATAAACTACGTCAGCGCCCATGACCTCAGCCGCCTCGCTTGTCGACCTTCGCTCGCTTCTCGAGCAACGCTTTCCCGATGCGACGCCGCTTACGCATCACACTGCCGATCCAGTCGCGACGGGGATTCGGGGGCTTGATGCGATTCTCCCAGGTGGGGGACTGCCCCGGGGGCGGCTCTCGGTATGGATGCCTCAGGGCGGGGCGACCGCAATTCTGCGCGCCGCCTGTCACACCACCGTCAGAGCCGGGGAGCGGGCCGCATGGATTGATGGACTCGGTACCATTGCCGGCCAGTTCTGGGAGGAGGGGCCGGTGCTCGTTCGTCCGTCAAACCGAAGGAACTCTCTCAGGTGCAGCGAGGAGCTGCTGAGATGCGGTGGATTTGCGCTGGTGGTACTTGCTGGTGCGGAGCCGGCCGGACCTGAGATGGTGCGGCTCTCTCGCGCTGCCCGCGAAGGCGGTGGAGCGTTTGTCGCCCTTACTACTCACACTTCCATGGCAAGTTTGCGGATCACCTCGCGTCTCACTCTGGGCGGGTATCTCTGGAAGAAGGATCCCTTCGGCGATCCCGCCGATGCCTATTCCGCGACCGTGAACGTGAGGGCGCAGTCGCTGGGATGGAACAGGCAGACGGAGTTCAGGTTGCCGATCGTGCCGCACGAGGCGCGGATGGCGCTCGATGCGGGGTTGCCGGACAGGAGGGGGAGTCGCAGAGGTGATTGACCTTGACTGCGGGTGCGCCGCGGGGGACGTAAAGGCGTCTCCTGGCCTGGCGGCGCTGTCATGACACGTGTATTGACAAACTCCGGCCAATACGCCACAATCCCTGGATGGGCATCAAGAGCCAGCAGATTCAGATTCGCGTCACGGCAGGGCAGAAGACGGCACTGCGGCGGCTGGCGAAGCGCGCGAACCAGGACCTTTCGAGCTACATCCTGTCACGCTCCCTTCCCTCTGAAAGCGCAAGATTCGAAAACCTCCTGCGCGCCCTCCGAGACAATCCGGACTCACGCCTGGGCCTGGCGGCGCTTAACGATTTCCTCAGCGATCTCCTGACGACGCAGATCGCCGAGTCGCTGCGGTACGCCGACCTGGCCGGCCTCTCGCAATTGCTCCAGAACTACGTGGCTGCAATGGTCGAACAGGCATGCTCCCGGAAACGGGCAGCTCCACCTCAATGGGTACGCGAAGTGACGCCTCTCGCCGAACCGTACTTTGCCAGCGAACTCAAAGCGCTTCGCTCACACCTCCTGTTGGCCGCGCCCGTTCCCTTCAAGCGGCGGAACCTGTTCGTCGATTCGAGCATCGGCGACCGCGTGTGATGGCCAGCGACTCAATCCGCCTCACACGAGCGGACATGCATCGCCTTTTCGAGATGCTCGACGGCAAGCTCGCGGCTCAATCGACAGTAGGCGAGCTCCTCCTCGTCGGCGGCGCGGTTATGTGTCTGGCGTTCAACGCCCGTGACGCGACGCATGATGTTGATGCGCTGTTCCGGCCCGCTAAGGTAGTGCGCGAAGCGGCCGCGCACGTGGCGATTGCTGCGGGCGTGCCGGCTACATGGCTCAACGATTCAGTGAAGGGCTACCTCAGCCCACACGGAGAGTTCGACCCTTTCCTGGAGCTTGCGCATCTGCGCGTTTTCGTCGCTCGGCCCGAGTATCTTCTCGCGATGAAGTGCGCCGCACTGCGACTCGGCGCGGAATTTCACGACCTTGATGATGTGCGGTACCTGCTCAGGTATCTGAACATTG from Gemmatimonadaceae bacterium includes these protein-coding regions:
- a CDS encoding isoprenylcysteine carboxylmethyltransferase family protein, encoding MSNPVSGKVRDNAGVVAPPPLIVAIPLIAGLAANWMRPLPIFSGATGLWAGITLAVAGLILIAWGVVEFRRARTAVVPYSPTTAIVSSGPFMFTRNPLYVGFVLIYAGASLVANTFWPFFLLPLAILVLQRGVIEREESYLEGKFGAAYMEYKARVRRWI
- the lhgO gene encoding L-2-hydroxyglutarate oxidase; translation: MMYNFAVLGGGIVGLSTAMALGQRFPTARIVVIEKENRWAAHQTGHNSGVIHSGVYYRPGSFKARFCREGNRSMVEFCRANDIPHEICGKVIVATEPAELALLETLYQRGVENGVEVHRMGPDEVAKVEPHVRCLKGIRVPSTGIVDFAAVARAYARIVEENGGELRLSSEVVSLRADSRSHQIETTAGTFEARFLINCTGLHSDRIARMAGVDPGARIVPFRGEYYELRPERRHLVRTLIYPVPNPDFPFLGVHFTKMIDGSVHAGPNAVPGLMREGYLKSDFSFRDSLETLRYPGFWRLARRHHAEGRREIIRSFSKAAFVRSLQRLIPEITADDVVPTHAGVRAQALLPDGKLVDDFLLVPGVRSMHVCNAPSPAATASIEIGIAVADSLPDQPNLRKVTGRMTL
- a CDS encoding histidine phosphatase family protein, with the translated sequence MIISRSFRATRLSIISLALALVAGCAPATPPGTLPDSRTETTVYLVRHAEKAAVKEANSDVDLSTAGYARADSLAAQLREADIDVVITTQLRRTRLTGGPIAGLRRITPITVSVGSSVQAHAESVAVAVKRHPGSRILVVGHSNTVGPIIAALGGTDVGDLCDNEYSNLFILTLAPPSPSRLHTGSFGARDAPGNGTCVPVRSR
- a CDS encoding aromatic ring-hydroxylating dioxygenase subunit alpha, whose product is MTVQTPGTCQECGAPSVRRIEIDRDIRASSTLPAAVYSDPAFYAVQKERVFARSWQFAGDSARVKAPGHVLPFTLLDGCLDEPLVLASDENAKLRCLSNVCTHRGALVVEGEGHLKGFRCRYHGRRFALDGSFVSMPEFDQTANFPTVSDNLPELPLNRWGPMLFTALSPAVSFNDWMAPVNARAGWMPLEQFRRDAASSHDYLINANWALYCDNYLEEFHIPYVHQSLSAQLDYNAYYTETFPHGSLQMGLAKPGEPVFDLPADHPDHGQRVAAFYFWLFPNLMLNFYPWGLSLNVISPLGTARTRVSFVSYVWNESLREQGVGADLHVVEMEDEEVVESVQRGVSSRLYDRGRFSARREVGTHHFHHLLAQYMNGDSHSDTAGNSELQR
- a CDS encoding lysozyme inhibitor LprI family protein; protein product: MKHAQSGSNKVLASLALCALLGIVACDGGRASKTSDDIAADSALAADLALANRDTLLVDSIGAYRPAGEGDQSPTDDTALVDADLAEPTRRPTASRPALSLPPPAARTPATSPRTTDRVAVEAPERPPVPNNPRPAPAAPESERPETADAPEAPAVRRSGTAACNSPSLADQQTCVRASLASTDMRLNRIYRALITEMRRREGVGNGDKDPPSVQRLRVGQRSWLVYRDTECRRRGRGREGRLWAPPRVRCLGEFSRRRSTELADQFSRLTDS
- a CDS encoding amidase — its product is MRRRDFLRSTAITGALAFGGAPFARADESPPEVDENRNTLAFDLDEMTIAGLQRDMTTGKRSARSITELYLARIDELDRRGPALRYVIESNPDAVAIAVALDNERRQGRVRGPLHGIPILLKDNIDTKDRMTTTAGSYALEGSIPLRDAFIARRLRDAGAILLGKANLSEWANFRSTHSSSGWSARGGQAKNPYALDRNPCGSSSGSGGAVSANFCAVAVGTETDGSIVCPASANGIVGIKPTLGLVSRSGIIPIAHSQDTAGPMARTVTDAAILLTALAGQDSRDAAMLENRGNVRIDYTRSLDPNGLRGARIGVARAKFFGYSDAADRIVNGAIEEMKRRGAVIVDPADIPNAGKYDDTEFEVLLYEFKADLNAYLASLGPTARVRTLADIIVFNERDRAREMPWFGQEIMLMAQEKGPLSTRKYRDALARNRRMSRADGLDAIMKRHRLDAIVAPTNSPAWTTDLINGDHYLGSSSTPAAVAGYPNITVPAGFAHGLPVGISFMGRAYSEPTLIRIAFAFEQATRRRQRPLFVPTLDAVRG
- a CDS encoding outer membrane beta-barrel protein → MIRKFVGIVSIVSAMMLTANSADAQRFGTPAMSISPYAGYMRFDGVADGPLNSNLTTASAPIYGAQINFPLGRTISILGNVAYSEPDLRAGIPVLGNVSVGKSNVLLYDAGLQFSAPAGFAERSIIPFLQLGAGAMKYDIDVAGFSRSATNLAFNAGIGVDVPLGRNIGLRLAAKDYIGKFDFAEATTIDYDPKTSHNVALSAGLKLGF
- the msrA gene encoding peptide-methionine (S)-S-oxide reductase MsrA, which encodes MESKATFGAGCFWGVEAAFRQLPGVLSTSVGYLGGTMTNPTYRDVCSGRTGHAEVVQVTYDSESITYDDLLTVFWDNHNPTTMNRQGPDIGTQYRSAIFYHDDEQKATAISSKDERDRSGRLGKPIVTEITAATEYYEAEDYHQQYLEKRGMSSCHIG
- a CDS encoding class I SAM-dependent methyltransferase, coding for MCKLVVVAVLTLWTGSAGCRREPAPTVENGAAGATPIPAAAAPSLPAAAFPKPDRPVASIVSATWDNEDARDRVGEADTVMALLGISTGMGIADIGAGSGYYTVRLSPRVGTAGRVFAEDIMPNYVRDLTKRIEKEKLANVRVILGSSDNPRLPPASVDRALFVHMYHEIDQPYALLYNLHPSLKPGASVGIVDVDRPTSSHGTPPAQLKCEMAAAGYDQTAFHTLAVGYLAVFKPFKQSSPEEVRAAIGSSRFRQRRC